Proteins encoded within one genomic window of Cyanobacteria bacterium FACHB-DQ100:
- a CDS encoding ankyrin repeat domain-containing protein translates to MRIHRYAERGDLSGLQRELRQGANINESESPADSFRPQTPLQCALASPSAGVEIVEFLIANGARLSLSPGQGKSDFKWAIRSGRIEKLQVLLDLGADITEVDAEGYDVLIEAMFSEAQGSEKIALVEFLIQQGAPLNGESTYGESALSVASRCGWFDIVQVLLDAGCDQSRLRWTELMQAVALDTLAEVQAELDRGADLTAVDRWERTPWLLSLQTGDRSKAQHLLEAGSDPLAVGRCGKLPMMYAIESGNLELLQWLIELGLDVNATDEFGETALMLAAELDQVEAASVLLSAGADSSRINQFNQRAFRKARSLEMITQLVAVGEDLADLDPSMRRLFTKVDKPDGWDLDSKHYEADKYPRFGKRNPERMAVPFWREMVRFRGEAYAARIQYQDTEYPIEAAVWCFQRFGQSMTVLPDGRVIEIAGEHEDYYDPDFYIYNDVVVYDGQGDFQIYGYPRTVFPPTDFHTATWVDGWIYIIGNLGYRDDRIIGETPIYRLNCMTFAIEQVTAVGEAPGWISGHRAVLQGRQIRVSGGQIWTIEQDQPTLVDNTAQSFLDLDQSCWHRVEIGSA, encoded by the coding sequence ATGAGAATTCATCGCTATGCTGAACGCGGTGACCTTTCAGGGCTGCAGCGAGAACTCAGGCAGGGGGCCAACATTAACGAGAGCGAATCTCCTGCGGATTCGTTTAGGCCGCAGACCCCGCTTCAATGTGCGCTGGCAAGTCCAAGCGCAGGAGTTGAGATTGTGGAATTTCTGATTGCCAATGGGGCGCGGCTCTCGCTTTCGCCAGGGCAAGGGAAATCTGACTTCAAATGGGCCATCCGGTCAGGCAGGATCGAAAAACTTCAGGTGCTACTAGATTTAGGAGCAGACATCACTGAGGTTGATGCAGAAGGCTACGATGTCCTAATTGAAGCCATGTTCAGCGAAGCGCAAGGCTCAGAAAAGATTGCCCTGGTAGAGTTTCTGATTCAACAGGGTGCTCCTCTAAATGGTGAAAGTACTTATGGCGAGTCAGCCTTGAGCGTCGCCTCGCGCTGTGGCTGGTTTGACATCGTACAAGTTCTTTTGGACGCTGGATGTGATCAATCTCGCCTTAGGTGGACTGAATTAATGCAAGCGGTTGCACTTGACACCCTCGCTGAGGTGCAAGCTGAACTAGACAGAGGCGCAGATTTAACCGCAGTTGATCGCTGGGAACGCACGCCTTGGTTGTTAAGCCTACAAACCGGAGACCGATCCAAAGCGCAACACTTGCTGGAAGCAGGGTCAGATCCGTTAGCCGTGGGACGCTGTGGCAAATTGCCGATGATGTACGCGATCGAATCCGGCAATCTTGAGCTGCTTCAATGGTTGATTGAATTAGGATTAGATGTCAATGCCACCGATGAGTTTGGGGAAACGGCATTGATGTTGGCAGCAGAACTGGATCAAGTAGAGGCAGCTTCAGTACTTTTGTCTGCCGGAGCTGATTCGTCTCGGATCAACCAATTCAACCAAAGAGCATTCAGGAAAGCTCGCAGTCTCGAAATGATTACCCAACTCGTTGCAGTTGGAGAGGATTTGGCTGACCTTGATCCTTCAATGCGACGCCTTTTTACCAAAGTGGACAAACCGGATGGGTGGGATCTCGATTCCAAGCACTACGAGGCTGATAAATATCCGCGATTTGGCAAGCGCAATCCAGAACGAATGGCTGTTCCGTTTTGGCGCGAAATGGTGCGATTTCGAGGTGAGGCTTATGCCGCCCGTATTCAGTATCAAGACACTGAATATCCGATAGAAGCAGCGGTTTGGTGCTTTCAGCGGTTTGGACAATCAATGACAGTACTACCCGACGGGCGAGTGATTGAAATCGCTGGAGAACACGAAGACTATTACGATCCTGACTTCTACATCTATAACGATGTAGTCGTTTACGACGGTCAAGGTGATTTCCAGATTTACGGATATCCTAGAACAGTCTTTCCTCCCACAGACTTTCACACTGCAACCTGGGTCGATGGCTGGATCTACATCATTGGCAATTTAGGCTATCGTGACGATCGCATCATTGGCGAAACGCCAATCTATCGGCTCAACTGCATGACGTTTGCGATCGAGCAAGTCACAGCCGTTGGGGAAGCGCCAGGCTGGATTAGTGGCCATCGCGCTGTTCTGCAGGGTCGCCAAATTCGGGTCAGCGGGGGACAGATTTGGACAATCGAGCAGGATCAGCCGACTCTCGTTGACAATACCGCTCAGTCTTTCTTGGACTTAGATCAGTCTTGCTGGCATCGAGTAGAGATAGGATCGGCGTGA
- a CDS encoding CPBP family intramembrane metalloprotease codes for MSIHTATPRHFRLAVFWAVLGGLASLAVFPYALSLAPIPAAIPVPLPVLAILSAVQTGVLLLLLCWIGLRLGFSLKFDSPFARAWINNHPLPPVSQVALRTALGVGVVGGFILMGLDLAFQPWMPATPTPIRVDLWKRLLASFYGGITEELLLRLFCTTLIAWLLWKTLQRGRSQPTAQIVWVAIVSAALLFGIGHLPTAARIWTLTPVVITRTIALNALLGIPLGWLYWRYGLEYAMLSHFCADLVLHGIGGS; via the coding sequence ATGTCTATACACACAGCAACCCCTCGTCACTTTCGATTAGCCGTCTTCTGGGCAGTGCTAGGAGGTTTGGCATCGTTAGCAGTATTTCCCTATGCGCTATCTCTCGCGCCCATTCCCGCCGCAATTCCTGTCCCATTGCCTGTTTTAGCAATTCTCTCTGCGGTACAAACTGGAGTTTTGTTGCTTTTGCTCTGTTGGATTGGGCTTCGCTTAGGATTCTCCCTGAAATTCGATAGCCCCTTTGCTCGTGCCTGGATTAATAATCATCCGTTGCCGCCTGTTTCTCAAGTTGCTTTAAGGACAGCATTGGGAGTTGGTGTCGTCGGAGGCTTCATTCTGATGGGGCTAGATCTCGCGTTTCAACCCTGGATGCCCGCGACTCCAACCCCAATCAGAGTTGATTTATGGAAGCGATTGTTAGCCTCTTTCTACGGAGGCATTACTGAAGAACTGTTGTTGCGCTTATTCTGTACCACTTTAATTGCTTGGTTGCTTTGGAAGACCCTTCAAAGAGGGCGATCTCAACCTACAGCACAAATTGTTTGGGTTGCGATCGTCAGTGCGGCTCTCCTTTTTGGAATTGGGCATTTACCGACTGCTGCAAGAATCTGGACGCTTACGCCTGTGGTGATCACCCGGACGATCGCGCTCAATGCGTTGCTTGGCATTCCCTTGGGCTGGCTATATTGGCGGTATGGCCTGGAGTATGCCATGCTATCCCACTTCTGCGCCGATCTCGTTTTACATGGAATTGGAGGAAGTTGA